The nucleotide sequence CGAGAACGTCGTGATCCACCGCGGCAAGCTGACGCCTGCGTTCTGTAGGTCCTTGTTGAGCACCGCCGCTGGCCAGCCGTGGCAGCCCCTTCCCGATCCCGGGCACGTTTCAGCGCACATGGCTCGACTGGGGATCTAGTGAGTGGGCTGTCTTGCGGTGAGCCGTTCGGTGGCAGCCTTCATGCCTTCGGATCGGCTCGGTGGATTGCCTGAGCAGCGCCGAGCCCTCTTGGGCCCATCTTACAAAAAGATGGAACTGGGAGAGAATGCACCTCACGCGAGGGGTAGCAGACGGCGATCCCGGAGGATTGTCCACAAGCAAGCTGCCATTCCGAGGTGTGGCAAACATCGGCGCTCGGGCGAGAAGCTAGGCCGCTGAGCATTGCAGACCGAAAACATGTACCTGATGCCGGCGGCGATCCGCTCGGATGTAACAGTGCTTTCGCCTGTTTGCCCGCTGCAAGCTGGCGCGCAAACCCTCGGCGGAGCTTCAACGGATCGCGGACGGTTCGGTGGCACGGGAGCTGAGCATCACGGCCGCTTTGACGAATCGGATCGGGCGGTGCACAACAACGCGGCCTGTTTGCTACTCTTGCATAAGGCTACGACGGCCCCAGCATCAAGCCTCCTTGGCCCCCAAAGATGCTGGGGCTGTCGTTCTTCCTCGAGCGTCTCTAGCCAAGTGGCGTCGGAGCTGCTTCGCTTCAACTGCAATGGCGCGCCGAGCCGCCCCGACGATCCCAATATATGGGCGTATGGTCTGTCATGTCGCTGCTTGTTCAGTCGCCGTCACGAGCGACCGACGGCGGCATCGCCCGAACAGCAGCTTCCACCGCCCGATCAGCTTGGCGGAGGCGGTCCATTGAGTTAAGGCCCGAGCTCACGATAGCAACCCGTACATAGGTCTGACCGTCTTTTTTAGCTCGATGCCATGCGCCCTAAGCACCCGGTGCATCGCCGCGCCTTTGATCTCGCGAGCGATCTCGTTGACAATTTGAGGTCCGACCGTTCGCTCGGCATCGGCATCGCCCGTTAGGCCTGCTTCGGCGAGCCGTTGGTTCAGCCGAGCGTGAAACTCGTCCTCCATCGCGTCGACGAGCTGCTCCTCAATTGCTGCATGATCTTCGGGAACACGCTCGCGGGTCAACCCGGCTCTCCCCTCGCGGCGCCGCATGTGCGGGACCATGCAAGCCGACTGTCGCCTTGCTCGGACGATACAGTCGGATTCAAGAAACGCTTAACTCGAGTGCTCCCAGACATGCATCGACCACTCCGAGGCTCCTCCAGCGTTCGATCAAGCAGATTGCAGGTTCCGAGCGGGCTAACATCGAGCCGTACGGTGATGTCCGGACTTATCCATTCCCTAGATAGATCTGATCAAGAAAATCAATTTTACCGCTTACAGCGTCCTCATATAGACGCGAGGAGGGTTGGGGCCAACCTAGGGAAGCGATTTCTCGGATGAAAACGTCTGTGTTAGTGACAGCGAGCGCCCTCGCGCTTGCAACGGCGGCGGTGCCTCCTTTTGCCGCAACAGTTGCCGCGCAACCGGTCGCCGCCAGGGTGCATTTGGCCGATACTTCGTATCCTCAGTGCGCGGACGACCCGTTGGATGGTATCTGCGACCTGTTTTTTTGTTTGACCGATCCCTCGTGCGTGCGACACTGAGAACGGAAAACAACTCAAGCAGAGAATGAGGATCGAGCCTCGTGCGGCCGCTTGCTCCAACAGCGGCCGCGCCCTCATGCCGTACAGTTACAATGGCAGATGGTGCAGGCAGCGCCATCTTATTCAAAGTGATCGCTCACTTTCAGCCAGTCGGTGGCTACCGCGCAACCGCCGCATCGGCGAAGGTTGGGTAGACGGGAAAAGCCGGCTTAGAGCGCCACGCTGTGTTCCGCTGCGAGCCCGTGCTCGATCCAAAACTGATCAAATCATAAGCATCTATTGCTTTTCCATGCCGCGCACATGGCTCTTCGGTTCGATGGTTCGCATTTCGGACGTCATGGATGTCCATTCTTCCCGCTATGCCTAGGGTAGCCGTCGTGGCGTCAGGAAGGATCGTTTTTGGTTGGGTCTAAAATTCAGTGGCGCCGTCTCCGGCATCATGAGCATGGCAAAGAGCCCGGCCGCGCTCGCGAAAAGCATGTACCATGCGGGCACGAGTGCGCTCCCGGTAAGGTGGATCAGCCAGGTGACGATTGGTTGAGCTGTGCCTCCGAAAATCGCTATCGCAAAAGCGTAAATCGTCGCGAAGGCGCCACCACGAATGTTTCTGGGCAAACCTTCGGCCATGCTCACGTAGAAGGCGCTATACGGAATCGTTCCGATCAGGGTGAGGGCGCCGAGACCTCCTAGAAGTGCGAAGGCACTGCGGCTCTCTGCAATCCACAAGAATACCGGATAGGTCATCAGCAATGCAGTAACCTGCGGCCATATCATGATGCGACGACGGCCTGCGCGGTCGGCGAGCAGGCCGCCCAGCGGTGCTGCAGCAATTCCGACCGCATTGCTGATGAGCGTGGTACCAAAGGCGACCGGCGCGGAAACGTGGAGAGTGTTCATCGCGTAGGTGGTCATATATCCGGTAACATAAGTAGTGATCGTGCAGCTGGCCAAGATGACAAATCCCAAGCACATGATGCGGCGATCGGCACGCGATTGGCCTCCAGGCTCGGAGACCAGAACAGGCGCCTCGGGCCGGTGCAACGTTTCGGGCAGGACGCTCCGCAACCAAAGTCCAAACGGCAACGTAGCGGCGCCGAGCAACAGCGCGATCCGCCATCCGTACGCATTTAGAGCTTCGCTTGTCATGGTGAGCGACAGTATTTCTCCAACCAACGCTCCGGCCGTCGCAGCTATCTGTTGGCTCGCGGGCTGAAAAGAGACAGCAAGACCGCGCGCGTCAGCGGGGGCCGCTTCCATCAAGTAGGCGGTCGTCGGACCCACTTCACCTCCGAGAGCAAAGCCTTGCAGCAAGCGTGCAAACACGACCAGCGACGGAGCGGCAAGTCCTATTGTCTCATACGATGGCGTGATAGCTAACAATAGGACCGCGGCACTCATCATGGTGAAGCTGGCGGTCATCGCGGGGCGTCGGCCGGCCCGATCCGAATACGAGCCGAGCACGATGGCCCCGAGCGGTCTGGTCACAAAACCTGCGCCGAAGGTTGCGAGTGACAGCATCAGGCTAGCGAACGAGTCGGTTGCCGGGAAGAACGCCTGACCGATCTGTATCGCGAAAAAGCTGTAGGTCCCGAAGTCGTAGAATTCGAGAATATTGCCGATGGTTGCGCCCAACACGGCGCGGCTCGTCAAGCGTTCGTCTGCGGGATCGAGGACCGGCTCCAGCCTCTCTCGAGTAGATTGCCTCGACATCCTCGACCTAATCTGAAGCGCGCTCCCTCACCCAAACATTTTGGCCAGGGAGGTCGTACTGTTGCATTCCACTCGCCGAACTCGTCCCTCACGGCCATTGCGCCAGTCAACATGTGGGCTGAAGCGTGTCACGACGAAGCTCACCGTAACGTCTGCAATAAAAATGCCTGTCTCCGCGCCACCATTTAGCCCTTGATCTGATGGTGGGCCTGGCCGGCAGGACAAATATGCGGACTTGCTGCAGTTGTCGGGCGCCGCAGACATTGAGCGGCTGTGGCGAGTTTGCGACAAATTGGCGGGCGCCGAACACGAGTCTCCACGACTCGAGCCATTTCAGCGTCGCCTGGTTGCGTCCACACCTTAAGGAGCAGTGGGCCACGCCCTTCACCGCCAGGCGCTTGCCCCCACTCAGGGCGCCTGCGGCGGTTTCTCGCGCGCGTGCAACATCACCATTTATAGGTGCTTCACTTACGGCCGCTCACGGGTCGCTCGCATCTGGCGACAATAAAGACCCAGACCGTCCGTCATCCGTGCGTTCGGCGCCGCTCGCCGTGCATCTCGGCTATCTCCGGCGCGAGGGGGACCCCGCGACGGGGACAAGGCGCGGCGTATTCGGCCCCGTGCCGACGATGCCGATCTCATGTTGTTCGGTGAGCGCTGCAAAGTTTCAAGGTCGTACATCTTGGTCAGCCACTTGGGGAGCTGTTAACGCAAATCAGTGACGCCTCACGTAGGAGCTACCGTTCGTGTGCCCGGACGGGCGAGCACGAATGCGGTCTACGTTTCTTCGCCAACGGACCGTTGGAATGAGAATTCACTCGTGTCCTGAATAAGGAAATTATCGTAATTCGTACACGCGGTGTTGAAGTCGCCGCTGAAATGTCCGCTTCGTCTAAGCGCGCCCTGACACGGCCGCCATCTGCATGACGCTGAGCGTCAATAGCAGCCGGGACAAGGTTGGCCGTTCGTATTGCCTCACCTGAGGATGTAACATTCCGCTTGACCGATGTAGCTCCGGCTGTCAGTCGGAGGTTGCATCATGGCGCGCAGGATCGGAGGCACT is from Bradyrhizobium sp. ISRA430 and encodes:
- a CDS encoding citrate-proton symporter, encoding MSRQSTRERLEPVLDPADERLTSRAVLGATIGNILEFYDFGTYSFFAIQIGQAFFPATDSFASLMLSLATFGAGFVTRPLGAIVLGSYSDRAGRRPAMTASFTMMSAAVLLLAITPSYETIGLAAPSLVVFARLLQGFALGGEVGPTTAYLMEAAPADARGLAVSFQPASQQIAATAGALVGEILSLTMTSEALNAYGWRIALLLGAATLPFGLWLRSVLPETLHRPEAPVLVSEPGGQSRADRRIMCLGFVILASCTITTYVTGYMTTYAMNTLHVSAPVAFGTTLISNAVGIAAAPLGGLLADRAGRRRIMIWPQVTALLMTYPVFLWIAESRSAFALLGGLGALTLIGTIPYSAFYVSMAEGLPRNIRGGAFATIYAFAIAIFGGTAQPIVTWLIHLTGSALVPAWYMLFASAAGLFAMLMMPETAPLNFRPNQKRSFLTPRRLP